One window of the Micropterus dolomieu isolate WLL.071019.BEF.003 ecotype Adirondacks linkage group LG08, ASM2129224v1, whole genome shotgun sequence genome contains the following:
- the wu:fa11c10 gene encoding protein FAM110A has translation MPVETLRPSDGRLAGVPFTSAMPFRILNKGPDYFRRQAEPGARKLSAVERLEADKAKYVKSQQVALTRQAPIKPPIIRKPLVPPGMMLQCQISAPPARKVPRCPADVDNGGGREGPGGRRGPALNLDILNNLINDVCDGPMPCSQSSSSTSPSSSSPSSGAKSIGSSLSAEQERSNRPLNNLKPLNHGTINSSSTSSCTSSPLNNNPHAPAAELTRRPPPIPTRAPRIGVPGPYSSPNSVTVRRVDVRPQADLKKPQRAQLQPQLRPRQTAQGQVAHPQVPPPPPPQNQPQPTPQLNTPSQILPPPPAYLPPSPMLIRAGMIPPASPAFTRISNASSKGSARKHPSLHRSKSDLSDRYSRATADLERFFNYCGLDPDEVEGMGGVERFTRANSDIVSVSKLRSVSTPSSEADRVREDGGEEDDEDGPARANERVPYGISVIERNARVIKWLYGIRQARDANNAVSNV, from the coding sequence ATGCCGGTGGAGACCTTGCGGCCATCAGACGGGCGTCTGGCCGGGGTTCCCTTCACCTCTGCCATGCCCTTCAGGATACTTAACAAGGGTCCAGACTACTTTCGTCGCCAGGCTGAGCCCGGGGCCCGTAAACTGAGTGCTGTAGAACGTCTGGAGGCCGACAAGGCCAAGTATGTAAAGAGCCAGCAGGTGGCCCTCACCCGTCAGGCCCCCATCAAACCACCAATCATCCGCAAGCCCCTTGTTCCTCCGGGGATGATGCTCCAGTGCCAGATCAGCGCTCCTCCAGCCCGCAAAGTTCCCCGCTGCCCAGCTGATGTGGATAatggtggagggagagagggaccTGGAGGGAGAAGAGGTCCTGCTCTCAACTTGGATATTCTGAATAATCTTATCAATGATGTATGTGATGGACCAATGCCCTGTTCCCagtcctcttcctccacctcccccTCCTCATCATCTCCTTCGTCAGGAGCTAAGAGCATCGGCAGCAGCCTGTCAGCAGAACAGGAGAGGAGCAACCGACCCCTCAACAACCTCAAACCTTTGAATCACGGCACCATCAACTCGTCATCCACCTCCTCCTGCACTTCCTCTCCGCTCAACAACAACCCCCATGCCCCTGCAGCAGAACTTACTCGCCGCCCACCCCCTATACCGACAAGAGCACCCCGCATTGGGGTTCCAGGGCCCTATAGCTCCCCTAACTCAGTGACAGTGCGCAGGGTGGACGTTCGGCCTCAGGCTGACTTAAAGAAGCCTCAGAGGGCCCAGCTGCAGCCCCAGCTCAGGCCCAGACAGACTGCACAGGGCCAAGTGGCACACCCCCAGGTcccacctcctccaccccctCAGAACCAACCCCAACCCACCCCTCAGCTCAACACCCCCTCCCAAATCCTCCCCCCACCTCCAGCCTACCTGCCACCCAGCCCCATGCTGATCCGAGCAGGCATGATCCCGCCAGCCTCCCCCGCTTTCACCCGTATATCAAACGCCAGTTCCAAGGGGTCAGCCCGTAAGCACCCATCTTTGCACCGCTCCAAGTCGGACCTGAGCGACCGTTACTCCCGCGCCACAGCCGACCTGGAGCGCTTCTTCAACTACTGCGGGCTGGACCCAGATGAGGTGGAGGGCATGGGAGGAGTGGAGCGCTTTACAAGAGCCAATTCGGACATTGTATCCGTGTCCAAGCTCCGCAGCGTCAGTACGCCCAGCTCGGAGGCTGACCGGGTTAGGGAGGAcggaggagaggaggatgacGAGGACGGGCCAGCCAGAGCCAACGAACGGGTCCCCTACGGCATCTCCGTCATTGAGAGGAACGCTAGAGTCATAAAGTGGCTATACGGCATCCGTCAAGCGCGAGATGCTAATAACGCTGTCTCTAACGTATAG